The following coding sequences are from one uncultured Desulfobacter sp. window:
- a CDS encoding SPFH domain-containing protein: MKEQQSQVFLQRARFFTMMRRLAFLLISITLIYSLVAVVYSTQVIYKVKFNYAVILEQFGGKRQAITDVGWHFRLPFFTRLEQEVPLMNQNMYIGGATEPIKIISRENVALWTSAVMTFRIKDLKTWGIENLSPKSLLQGDYDGIAKDILQGKEVNRLISDRETIKEEIFHALKNRPINKNGPTLEGKYGIEVVSFVLNETRFGDKLVEATEEKKRRQLIAEAENYAADQEAQRIQKLYKAYLDGIQSLHLALGGREGQRVNPDLFDFLSQQKWASAYEKNESNQKTFVLHDGGKAPAITLPFPADKKASK, from the coding sequence ATGAAAGAGCAGCAATCCCAGGTTTTTTTGCAGCGGGCACGATTTTTCACCATGATGAGAAGACTCGCATTTTTACTGATCAGTATCACCCTGATTTACTCTCTGGTTGCCGTGGTCTACTCCACCCAGGTGATTTACAAGGTTAAATTCAACTATGCGGTTATCCTCGAACAATTTGGAGGAAAACGGCAGGCCATCACCGACGTGGGCTGGCACTTCAGGCTTCCGTTCTTTACACGGCTGGAGCAGGAAGTCCCTTTGATGAACCAAAATATGTACATCGGTGGCGCCACAGAACCCATAAAAATTATTTCCCGGGAAAACGTTGCCCTGTGGACATCTGCCGTAATGACGTTCAGGATTAAGGATCTAAAGACCTGGGGGATTGAAAACCTGTCGCCCAAATCCCTGCTCCAGGGAGATTACGACGGCATTGCCAAGGATATTCTCCAGGGCAAAGAGGTGAACAGGCTGATTTCCGACAGGGAAACCATAAAAGAAGAGATCTTCCACGCCCTGAAAAACAGACCCATCAATAAAAACGGGCCCACCCTTGAAGGAAAATACGGCATTGAGGTGGTCAGTTTTGTTCTCAACGAAACAAGATTCGGTGACAAGCTGGTTGAGGCCACGGAAGAGAAAAAGCGCCGCCAGCTCATCGCCGAGGCAGAAAACTATGCCGCCGACCAGGAAGCCCAAAGAATCCAGAAGCTTTATAAAGCCTACCTTGACGGCATCCAGTCTCTGCATCTTGCATTGGGCGGCCGGGAAGGTCAACGGGTCAACCCGGATCTATTCGACTTTCTTTCCCAGCAAAAATGGGCATCGGCCTATGAAAAGAACGAGTCAAACCAGAAAACCTTTGTGCTCCACGACGGCGGGAAGGCCCCGGCAATTACCCTGCCCTTCCCGGCAGATAAAAAAGCGTCCAAATAG